From the genome of Bacilli bacterium, one region includes:
- a CDS encoding phosphatase PAP2 family protein — MVKQRPHLTMIVPLVTMFVFPLLGILYSLVNGPRKEVYSLATNLDAAIPFVKAFALPYSIWIFYIYICLVYFYFKDQTVYFRTLTTYIICAFVCYSIYMVFQTTVSRPVLVGDDLLTRLLAFIYGRDEPYNCFPSIHSFSSYLMMKALFKSRFRNMWNQILIYGMSTTIILSTLFVKQHVILDVIGAVVLVEAVYALIQRFQWAARLAFDASVSEKA, encoded by the coding sequence ATGGTAAAACAGCGACCTCATTTGACCATGATTGTGCCGCTTGTCACCATGTTTGTTTTCCCTTTGTTAGGGATTCTATACAGTTTGGTCAATGGCCCGCGAAAAGAAGTCTACAGTTTGGCGACAAATCTTGACGCGGCGATCCCGTTTGTCAAAGCGTTTGCGCTGCCTTATTCGATATGGATTTTTTATATTTACATCTGCCTTGTGTATTTTTACTTTAAAGACCAAACGGTTTATTTTCGCACCTTAACGACGTATATCATCTGCGCGTTTGTTTGCTATTCCATCTACATGGTGTTTCAGACTACCGTATCCCGCCCGGTGCTCGTAGGGGATGACCTTTTGACCCGGTTGCTGGCGTTTATCTATGGCCGGGATGAACCGTATAATTGCTTTCCCAGCATTCACAGCTTCTCCAGCTATCTGATGATGAAGGCGCTGTTTAAAAGCCGCTTCCGCAATATGTGGAATCAGATTTTGATATACGGCATGTCGACAACGATTATTTTGTCCACCTTGTTTGTGAAGCAGCACGTGATTCTGGATGTGATCGGGGCCGTGGTGCTGGTCGAAGCCGTGTATGCGCTCATTCAACGCTTTCAGTGGGCGGCGCGTCTTGCGTTTGACGCTTCCGTGTCGGAGAAAGCCTGA